Proteins encoded together in one Pseudomonas sp. ADAK13 window:
- a CDS encoding GntT/GntP/DsdX family permease: MSPLILMATAGLGIALLLFLVLKYKFQPFVALMLVSILVALVAGVKPADLVATIEGGMGKTLGHIAIIIALGAMIGRIIELSGGAEALAKTLIERFGNRRTPLALTIAGFIIGVPVFFEVGVIILMPLAYGVARRARKPLLMFALPMCAALLTVHAFLPPHPGAVAAASQLGADLGRVLMFGLPLTAFLCYVGYCVAGRMTRRFYPMSDDIRAEVYGPHVTNDDLRAWHEGNAQNVEQAAGAVAHMGLEESTSSIVAKLPPAPAPGFGLIVSLILLPIILILLGTLATSLLPIESTLRAIMTVLGAPLVALLLDTLLCAWLLGSRRGWSRTQVSDVIGSALPGVAMVILIAGAGGVFGKVLVDTGIGAVVSDLLRTTGLPVLALGFLLTMLLRAVQGSTTVALVTTAGIISPLIATLNLTPNHMALLCLAMGGGGLAMSHINDAGYWIFTKLAGLNVADGLRTWTVITTLLGTLGFLITLLIWPFV; the protein is encoded by the coding sequence ATGAGCCCGCTTATTCTGATGGCAACCGCCGGTCTCGGGATCGCGCTCCTGCTGTTCCTGGTCCTCAAATACAAGTTCCAGCCGTTTGTGGCGCTGATGCTGGTGAGCATCCTGGTGGCTTTGGTCGCCGGGGTGAAACCGGCCGACCTGGTCGCCACCATCGAAGGCGGGATGGGCAAGACCCTCGGCCACATTGCAATCATCATCGCCCTGGGCGCCATGATCGGGCGCATCATCGAACTCTCCGGCGGCGCCGAGGCGCTGGCGAAAACCCTGATCGAACGCTTCGGCAACCGGCGCACACCGCTGGCGCTGACCATTGCCGGCTTCATCATCGGCGTGCCGGTGTTCTTCGAAGTGGGGGTGATCATCCTGATGCCGCTGGCGTACGGCGTCGCCCGCCGCGCGCGCAAACCGCTGCTGATGTTTGCCTTGCCGATGTGCGCGGCATTGCTCACGGTGCATGCGTTCCTGCCACCCCATCCGGGTGCCGTGGCGGCCGCCAGCCAATTGGGCGCCGACCTCGGCCGGGTACTGATGTTCGGGCTGCCGCTCACGGCATTCCTGTGCTACGTCGGCTACTGCGTGGCGGGACGCATGACGCGGCGCTTCTACCCGATGTCCGATGATATCCGTGCAGAAGTGTACGGGCCGCACGTGACCAACGATGACCTGCGCGCCTGGCACGAAGGCAATGCCCAGAATGTCGAACAGGCTGCCGGCGCCGTCGCGCACATGGGCCTGGAAGAATCCACCAGCAGCATCGTGGCCAAGCTGCCACCCGCCCCGGCGCCGGGTTTCGGGCTGATCGTCAGCCTGATCCTGTTGCCCATCATTCTGATTCTGCTGGGCACCCTCGCGACGTCGTTGCTGCCCATCGAATCGACCCTGCGGGCGATCATGACCGTGCTCGGCGCACCGCTGGTGGCGCTTCTGCTCGACACCTTGCTGTGCGCCTGGTTACTCGGTTCCCGTCGCGGCTGGAGCCGTACCCAGGTGTCCGATGTGATCGGCTCGGCATTGCCCGGCGTGGCCATGGTGATCCTGATCGCGGGCGCCGGCGGTGTGTTCGGCAAGGTGTTGGTGGACACCGGGATCGGCGCGGTGGTCTCCGACCTGCTGCGCACCACCGGGCTGCCGGTGCTGGCGCTGGGCTTTTTGCTGACCATGCTGCTGCGCGCGGTGCAGGGTTCGACCACCGTGGCGCTGGTGACGACTGCGGGTATCATCAGCCCGTTGATCGCCACGCTCAACCTCACGCCCAACCATATGGCGCTGCTGTGCCTGGCCATGGGCGGTGGCGGGCTGGCGATGTCGCACATCAACGACGCCGGTTATTGGATTTTTACTAAACTGGCCGGGCTCAACGTGGCTGACGGCCTGCGCACCTGGACGGTGATCACCACCCTCCTGGGCACCCTGGGCTTCCTTATCACCCTGTTGATCTGGCCTTTTGTCTGA
- the otnC gene encoding 3-oxo-tetronate 4-phosphate decarboxylase, which yields MSRENALREEICTVGHSLYQRGFTVGSAGNISARLDDGWLITPTDACLGRLDPTTIAKVDLAGKWVSGDKPSKTLALHRQVYDRNPGVGGVVHTHSTHLVALTLAGVWSQDDILPPLTPYQVMKVGHIPLINYQRPGAPNVAEQVAQLANRVRGVMLERLGPVVWESSVSKASYALEELEETARLWLMSNPRPAPLGQAALDELRETFGAQW from the coding sequence ATGAGTCGCGAAAACGCTCTGCGCGAGGAAATTTGTACGGTCGGGCACAGCCTCTACCAGCGCGGGTTTACCGTGGGCAGCGCCGGCAATATCAGCGCCCGGCTCGATGACGGCTGGCTGATCACCCCCACCGACGCCTGCCTGGGGCGCCTGGACCCAACGACCATTGCCAAGGTCGACCTGGCGGGCAAATGGGTCTCGGGGGACAAGCCGTCGAAGACCCTGGCCCTGCATCGTCAGGTCTACGACCGCAACCCCGGGGTCGGTGGCGTGGTGCATACCCATTCCACGCACCTGGTGGCCCTGACGCTGGCCGGCGTGTGGAGCCAGGACGACATCCTGCCGCCGCTGACGCCGTACCAGGTGATGAAAGTCGGCCATATCCCGCTGATCAACTATCAACGCCCCGGCGCCCCAAATGTCGCCGAACAGGTGGCCCAACTGGCCAACCGTGTGCGCGGCGTGATGCTAGAACGACTGGGCCCGGTGGTCTGGGAAAGCTCCGTGTCCAAGGCCAGTTATGCCCTGGAAGAACTCGAAGAAACCGCACGACTCTGGCTGATGAGCAACCCGCGACCGGCGCCACTGGGCCAGGCCGCACTGGACGAACTGCGGGAGACGTTCGGCGCCCAGTGGTAG
- a CDS encoding alpha/beta hydrolase, which translates to MNLQSRYWLAVGALVGSLGLIAGCAGDPPNPRAAFSERVNKELSTAYQPSRYETAGWGATWQFDQQAVEVAWLAPVTHERLPLIIYLPGLGESASGGVAWRKAWAQAGYGVLSVQGHAHDPSVFASQQALYGDFRGMASGHYSAASLRDRLSTLQKVLAEVRARAAKGDPQLAAIDWNQVVVVGFDLGTQTAEALAGALEPGATSGVAIQPKALLLLSPYVDADARPDRFARISAPVLSMTGQQDEDPFNWVSSYRQREVLGESVTAAGSVQLELNSATHKILSGSELFSRPAKKADKGADASGDAPKGRGHKHSSRPGGGSPMAGEPAPDPKQVAAIQAIGVAFLDSRIKHNPAATEWLHNGAPGWLGEAGRLK; encoded by the coding sequence ATGAACCTTCAATCTCGGTACTGGCTGGCTGTGGGCGCCCTGGTGGGTAGCCTGGGATTGATCGCGGGTTGCGCGGGCGACCCGCCAAACCCGCGAGCCGCATTCAGCGAGCGGGTCAACAAAGAGCTGAGCACCGCGTATCAACCGTCCCGCTACGAAACCGCTGGCTGGGGCGCAACCTGGCAGTTCGACCAGCAAGCGGTGGAGGTTGCGTGGCTGGCGCCGGTGACCCATGAGCGCTTGCCGCTGATTATTTACTTGCCCGGTTTGGGTGAGTCGGCCTCGGGCGGGGTGGCGTGGCGCAAGGCGTGGGCACAGGCCGGCTATGGGGTGCTGTCGGTTCAGGGGCACGCCCATGACCCGTCGGTGTTCGCCTCGCAGCAGGCGTTGTATGGTGATTTTCGCGGGATGGCGAGCGGTCATTACTCCGCCGCCTCCTTGCGGGACAGGCTGTCTACGTTGCAGAAAGTCCTGGCCGAGGTTCGGGCACGGGCCGCCAAAGGTGACCCGCAGCTGGCTGCCATCGACTGGAACCAGGTGGTGGTGGTCGGCTTTGATTTAGGCACGCAGACCGCTGAAGCACTCGCCGGCGCGCTGGAGCCTGGCGCTACGTCGGGCGTCGCGATTCAGCCCAAGGCGCTGTTGCTGCTCAGCCCTTATGTGGACGCCGATGCCCGGCCAGACCGGTTCGCCCGGATATCGGCGCCCGTGCTGTCGATGACCGGGCAGCAGGATGAAGACCCGTTCAACTGGGTCAGTTCTTATCGCCAGCGTGAAGTGTTGGGCGAGTCGGTGACGGCGGCCGGCAGTGTCCAGTTGGAGTTGAACAGTGCGACCCACAAGATCTTGTCGGGTAGCGAACTGTTCAGCCGACCGGCAAAAAAGGCTGACAAGGGCGCTGATGCCTCCGGTGATGCCCCCAAAGGCCGAGGGCACAAGCATAGTTCCAGGCCCGGTGGCGGTAGCCCGATGGCAGGCGAGCCGGCGCCAGACCCCAAGCAAGTGGCTGCGATCCAGGCCATTGGCGTGGCGTTTCTGGACAGCCGCATCAAGCACAATCCCGCGGCCACTGAGTGGTTGCACAACGGCGCGCCAGGCTGGCTGGGTGAGGCGGGGCGGTTGAAGTAG
- a CDS encoding FadR/GntR family transcriptional regulator — protein MDQQPTKPRKSMHAQIVQDLGMHIVSGRFKPEERLPMEASLCEEYKVSRSVLREATRVLSAKGLVISKPKVGAVVRPRAQWHLLDPDVLSWLMQSTPHSEFFNTLAGVRRILEPEIAAMAATTATDADIATIEKAYLGMETANTHDALLQADLDFHRAIADATRNDLLAYMCNMLSLPLRESINITNRRPDIQGLSLPRHKAILTAIQNRDALGARHASLVQLDDTRVALDTVMNVLTPL, from the coding sequence ATGGATCAGCAGCCGACCAAGCCGCGCAAGAGCATGCACGCCCAAATCGTTCAGGACTTGGGCATGCACATCGTTTCCGGACGCTTCAAGCCCGAAGAACGACTGCCCATGGAGGCAAGCCTGTGCGAGGAATACAAAGTCAGCCGGTCGGTCTTGCGTGAAGCGACTCGGGTGCTGAGCGCCAAGGGCCTGGTGATCTCCAAGCCGAAGGTCGGCGCAGTGGTAAGGCCACGGGCGCAGTGGCACTTGCTGGACCCGGACGTGCTGTCCTGGCTGATGCAGTCGACGCCCCACAGCGAGTTTTTCAACACCCTGGCCGGTGTTCGGCGGATTTTGGAGCCGGAAATCGCCGCCATGGCCGCGACGACCGCCACCGACGCCGACATCGCCACCATCGAAAAAGCCTACCTCGGCATGGAAACCGCGAACACCCACGACGCGCTGTTGCAGGCTGACCTGGACTTCCACCGCGCGATTGCCGACGCGACCCGCAACGACCTGCTCGCCTACATGTGCAACATGCTGTCGCTGCCGCTGCGCGAATCGATCAACATCACCAACCGCCGCCCGGACATCCAGGGCCTGAGCCTGCCCCGGCACAAGGCGATCCTTACCGCGATCCAGAACCGCGACGCCCTCGGCGCCCGGCATGCGTCCCTGGTGCAACTGGATGACACCCGGGTGGCGCTGGATACCGTGATGAATGTGCTGACGCCCCTGTAA
- the otnK gene encoding 3-oxo-tetronate kinase, translated as MNRPAARPLLGCIADDFTGATDLANMLVRGGMRTVQSIGIPSDEVAAGLDADAIVIALKSRTLPVAEAVADSLAALEWLRAQGCEQIFFKYCSTFDSTSAGNIGQVSEALLKALGSDFTLACPAFPENGRTIFRGHLFVHDQLLNESGMQHHPLTPMTDANLVRVLQSQTSHTVGLLRYDSIAQGVTQVREKIAELRAQGVGMAIADALSDQDLYTLGAACADLPLLTGGSGLALGLPENFRRAGKLRDFDPASLPTVEGGEVVLAGSASIATNGQVAAWIEAGRPALRIDPLALAAGEPVVANAVAFARNQPHTVLIYATSTPDEVKAVQQQLGVEHAGELVENALGAIAQALRDSGVRRFVVAGGETSGAVVKALGVHLLQIGAQIDPGVPATVSNTAEPLALALKSGNFGGRDFFDKALKQLAGGAQ; from the coding sequence ATGAACCGACCTGCCGCACGCCCTTTGCTGGGCTGCATCGCCGACGATTTCACCGGGGCCACCGACCTCGCCAACATGCTGGTGCGCGGCGGAATGCGTACCGTGCAGAGCATTGGCATCCCGAGCGACGAAGTCGCGGCCGGGCTGGACGCCGATGCCATCGTCATTGCCCTGAAATCCCGCACCCTGCCCGTTGCAGAGGCCGTCGCCGACTCATTGGCAGCCCTGGAATGGTTGCGCGCACAGGGTTGCGAGCAGATTTTCTTCAAGTACTGCTCCACGTTCGACTCAACCTCCGCTGGCAATATCGGCCAGGTCAGCGAGGCCCTGCTCAAGGCGCTGGGCAGTGATTTCACCCTTGCCTGCCCGGCGTTTCCGGAAAACGGCCGGACGATCTTCCGTGGCCACCTGTTCGTGCACGACCAGTTACTCAATGAGTCTGGCATGCAGCACCATCCGCTGACCCCGATGACCGATGCCAACCTGGTGCGCGTGCTGCAATCGCAAACCTCACATACCGTCGGCCTGCTGCGCTACGACAGCATCGCCCAGGGCGTTACGCAGGTGCGCGAGAAGATCGCCGAGCTGCGCGCCCAGGGTGTCGGCATGGCGATTGCCGATGCCCTGTCCGACCAGGACCTTTATACCCTCGGCGCTGCCTGCGCCGACTTGCCGCTACTGACCGGCGGCTCGGGCCTGGCCCTGGGGCTTCCGGAAAACTTCCGCCGTGCCGGCAAGCTGCGCGACTTCGACCCGGCCTCGCTGCCAACGGTTGAAGGCGGCGAAGTAGTGCTGGCTGGCAGTGCGTCGATCGCCACCAACGGTCAGGTAGCGGCCTGGATCGAAGCCGGGCGGCCCGCGCTGCGCATCGATCCACTGGCCCTGGCAGCCGGTGAGCCAGTGGTGGCAAACGCCGTGGCCTTTGCACGCAACCAACCACACACCGTATTGATCTACGCCACCAGTACGCCGGACGAGGTCAAGGCGGTCCAGCAGCAACTGGGCGTCGAGCATGCCGGCGAGCTGGTGGAGAACGCTCTGGGCGCCATCGCCCAAGCCCTGCGCGACAGCGGTGTGCGGCGCTTTGTGGTAGCCGGCGGTGAAACCTCCGGCGCCGTGGTGAAAGCCCTCGGCGTGCACCTGTTGCAGATTGGCGCACAGATCGACCCCGGCGTGCCGGCCACGGTGAGCAACACTGCCGAGCCGCTGGCGCTGGCCCTCAAGTCCGGCAACTTCGGCGGCCGGGACTTTTTCGACAAGGCCCTGAAACAACTGGCCGGAGGTGCGCAATGA
- the otnI gene encoding 2-oxo-tetronate isomerase, with protein sequence MPRFAANLSMLYPEHPFLERFAAAAADGFEAVEYLFPYEYSPQELQQRLTDNGLVQALFNAPPGDWAAGERGIVTLPGREDEFRAGFDRALEYAAVLGNTRVHVMAGLLPSESDRARHHGVYLENLAYAAAQAQQAGITVLLEPINTRDMPGFFLNRQDQAQAICKEVGASNLKVQFDCYHCQIVEGDLAVKLRRDMGGIGHIQIAGVPDRHEPNLGELNYPYLFELIDELGYDGWIGCEYRPRGDTSAGLQWLRDWKAR encoded by the coding sequence ATGCCTCGCTTTGCTGCCAACCTGAGCATGCTCTACCCCGAACATCCGTTTCTGGAGCGCTTCGCCGCGGCCGCAGCCGATGGTTTTGAAGCGGTGGAATACCTCTTTCCCTATGAATACAGCCCACAGGAACTGCAACAACGCCTGACCGACAACGGCCTGGTACAAGCCCTGTTCAACGCGCCGCCCGGTGACTGGGCGGCGGGCGAGCGCGGCATCGTGACCTTGCCCGGTCGCGAGGACGAGTTTCGCGCCGGCTTCGACCGGGCGCTGGAATACGCGGCCGTGCTGGGCAATACCCGCGTCCACGTGATGGCCGGTTTGCTGCCGTCGGAAAGCGACCGTGCGCGCCACCATGGCGTGTACCTGGAGAACCTCGCCTACGCTGCCGCCCAGGCGCAGCAGGCCGGTATCACGGTACTGCTGGAACCGATCAACACCCGGGACATGCCGGGATTTTTCCTCAACCGCCAGGACCAGGCACAGGCCATCTGCAAGGAAGTCGGCGCCAGCAACCTGAAAGTGCAGTTCGACTGCTATCACTGCCAGATCGTCGAGGGCGACCTGGCCGTCAAGCTGCGTCGCGACATGGGCGGCATCGGCCATATCCAGATCGCCGGCGTGCCTGACCGGCATGAGCCGAACCTTGGGGAGCTGAATTACCCTTACCTGTTCGAGCTGATCGACGAACTGGGGTATGACGGCTGGATTGGCTGCGAATACCGACCGCGCGGCGACACCTCGGCCGGCCTGCAATGGCTGCGGGACTGGAAGGCACGTTAA
- a CDS encoding alpha/beta fold hydrolase, whose amino-acid sequence MQRFASRPAIGLLFSLIVTGSTVSAAPLPAATEGDWVAPEFTFHTGEKLANLKLHYITLGNPKHPAILYLHGTYRPGSDVLSKDFGGELFGPGQPLDASKYYIISTDGIGVGQSSKPSDGLRAKFPEYNYTDMVQAQYRLITEGLGVKHLRLIIGNSMGGMQTWMWGQTWPQMMDALVPMASQPTEMSSRNWMMRRLLVESIKQDPAWNKGNYSVQPPSLRLANALFGVGTSGGTLAYQAAAPTRALADELVDERLNAPQTGDANDFIYQWQSSADYDATPGLGKIQAPVLVINSADDERNPPETGRLEASLRELKDARLLLIPASAETRGHGTTGMAKFYAKALGQFMQQTEKAR is encoded by the coding sequence ATGCAGCGCTTCGCTTCCCGGCCCGCTATCGGGCTGCTGTTTTCGCTGATCGTTACCGGTTCCACTGTGAGCGCCGCGCCGTTGCCGGCCGCGACCGAAGGTGACTGGGTAGCCCCCGAGTTCACCTTCCATACCGGTGAAAAGCTCGCCAACCTGAAACTGCACTACATCACCCTCGGCAACCCGAAGCACCCGGCCATCCTCTACCTGCACGGCACCTATCGGCCCGGCAGTGATGTGTTGAGCAAGGATTTCGGTGGCGAACTGTTCGGCCCCGGGCAGCCGCTGGACGCCAGCAAGTACTACATCATTTCCACCGACGGGATTGGTGTCGGCCAATCGAGCAAACCCTCGGACGGCCTGCGCGCCAAATTCCCCGAGTACAACTACACGGACATGGTCCAGGCCCAGTACCGGCTGATCACCGAGGGCCTGGGGGTCAAGCACCTGCGGCTGATCATCGGCAACTCCATGGGCGGCATGCAGACCTGGATGTGGGGGCAGACCTGGCCACAGATGATGGACGCCCTGGTGCCTATGGCCTCACAACCCACCGAGATGTCGTCACGCAACTGGATGATGCGCCGGCTGCTGGTGGAGTCGATCAAACAGGACCCGGCCTGGAACAAGGGCAACTACAGCGTGCAACCACCGTCCTTGCGCCTGGCGAATGCACTGTTCGGTGTCGGCACCAGCGGTGGCACCCTGGCCTATCAGGCGGCGGCGCCTACCCGGGCCCTGGCCGACGAGCTGGTGGATGAGCGCCTCAACGCGCCGCAAACCGGCGACGCCAATGACTTTATCTACCAGTGGCAATCATCGGCCGACTACGACGCAACACCAGGCCTGGGCAAAATCCAGGCTCCGGTGCTGGTCATCAACTCGGCGGACGACGAACGCAACCCACCGGAAACCGGTCGCCTGGAAGCCTCGCTGCGGGAACTCAAGGATGCTCGGTTGCTGCTGATTCCGGCCAGCGCCGAAACCCGCGGCCATGGCACCACCGGCATGGCGAAATTCTATGCGAAGGCGTTGGGGCAGTTCATGCAGCAGACCGAAAAAGCGCGCTAG
- the ltnD gene encoding L-threonate dehydrogenase, with amino-acid sequence MTPDNPTGTPMNNKNVGVIGLGAMGLGIARSLLRNGFNVHACDVREAVTQQFASEGGVACSSPAHMAGECDVIITVVVNAEQTETVLFGEHSAAAALRPGSLVIGCATVAPTYAVELGKRLADAGLLYLDAPISGGAAKAAAGEMTMMTSGPTEAYAKADDVLAGMAGKVYRLGDVHGLGSKVKIINQLLAGVHIAASAEAMALGLREGVDADALYEVITHSAGNSWMFENRVPHILKADYTPLSAVDIFVKDLGLVLDTARASKFPLPLSATAHQMFMQASSAGFGREDDSAVIKIFPGIELPVAKPDSV; translated from the coding sequence ATCACCCCTGACAACCCAACAGGAACCCCCATGAATAATAAAAACGTAGGCGTTATCGGACTGGGCGCGATGGGCCTGGGCATTGCCCGCTCGTTGCTGCGCAACGGCTTCAATGTGCATGCCTGTGACGTGCGCGAAGCCGTCACCCAACAGTTCGCCAGCGAAGGCGGCGTGGCCTGCAGTTCACCCGCCCATATGGCAGGTGAATGCGATGTGATCATCACCGTGGTGGTGAATGCCGAACAGACCGAGACCGTGTTGTTTGGCGAGCACTCCGCTGCCGCTGCATTGCGCCCGGGAAGCCTGGTGATTGGCTGCGCCACGGTGGCACCGACCTACGCCGTGGAGCTGGGCAAGCGCCTGGCCGATGCCGGGTTGCTGTACCTCGACGCCCCTATCTCCGGGGGTGCCGCCAAGGCCGCCGCCGGCGAGATGACCATGATGACGTCCGGCCCGACCGAGGCCTATGCCAAGGCTGACGACGTACTCGCGGGCATGGCCGGCAAGGTCTATCGCCTGGGCGACGTGCATGGCCTGGGCTCCAAGGTCAAGATCATCAACCAGTTGCTGGCGGGCGTGCACATTGCGGCCTCCGCCGAAGCGATGGCGCTGGGGCTGCGCGAAGGGGTCGACGCCGACGCCTTGTATGAGGTGATCACCCACAGCGCCGGCAATTCCTGGATGTTCGAGAACCGCGTGCCGCACATTCTCAAGGCCGATTACACGCCGTTGTCCGCCGTGGATATTTTCGTCAAGGACCTGGGCCTGGTGCTGGATACCGCACGCGCCAGCAAGTTTCCGCTGCCATTGTCGGCCACCGCTCACCAGATGTTCATGCAGGCCTCCAGCGCGGGGTTCGGGCGCGAGGACGATTCAGCCGTCATCAAGATTTTCCCGGGCATCGAACTGCCGGTTGCCAAGCCTGACTCCGTATAA
- a CDS encoding DeoR/GlpR family DNA-binding transcription regulator, producing MPSQKDITAESGAPMIPDQRRELILRQLRKHQVMSVHQLMEMFDCSHMTVRRDIALLEQEGRAYSVTGGVRIASQLHSEPSHQLKAVVELPQKQAMARLAARLLRADMTVYLDAGTSTLEIVPYIKALAGMTVVTNDFGVVQALMDAPQVTVIHTGGQLDHSNHSCVGGLAVATLRQVVTDIAFISTSSWDLRRGITTPSALKVEVKQVAMQSASQVVLVASSSKYGTFSMYKIAGLEQFDIVISDAALAPAAADGIRKQGVELMLPSDPEQA from the coding sequence ATGCCAAGCCAGAAGGACATCACCGCCGAGAGCGGCGCACCGATGATTCCTGATCAGCGCCGTGAGCTGATACTGCGTCAGTTACGCAAGCATCAAGTGATGAGTGTTCATCAGTTGATGGAGATGTTCGACTGCTCGCACATGACGGTGCGGCGCGATATTGCGTTGCTGGAACAGGAAGGCCGGGCGTATTCGGTCACCGGCGGGGTGCGCATTGCCAGTCAGCTTCACAGCGAGCCGAGCCATCAGCTCAAGGCCGTGGTCGAGTTACCGCAAAAGCAAGCCATGGCCAGGCTTGCCGCGCGTTTGCTGCGTGCGGACATGACGGTTTACCTGGACGCCGGCACCAGTACGCTGGAGATCGTGCCTTATATCAAGGCACTCGCCGGCATGACGGTGGTGACCAACGACTTCGGCGTGGTGCAGGCGCTGATGGACGCCCCGCAAGTCACGGTGATTCACACGGGCGGGCAGTTGGATCACTCCAACCATTCGTGTGTCGGCGGGCTGGCGGTGGCCACCCTGCGCCAGGTGGTCACCGACATTGCCTTCATCTCCACCAGCTCCTGGGACCTGCGGCGTGGAATCACCACCCCTTCGGCGCTGAAGGTGGAGGTCAAGCAGGTTGCCATGCAGTCGGCGTCGCAAGTGGTGCTGGTGGCCAGCAGTTCCAAGTACGGCACCTTCAGCATGTACAAGATCGCCGGGCTTGAGCAGTTCGATATCGTCATCAGTGATGCAGCGTTGGCGCCCGCCGCGGCAGACGGCATCCGCAAGCAAGGGGTCGAACTGATGTTGCCGTCCGACCCCGAACAGGCCTAG